The Humulus lupulus chromosome 7, drHumLupu1.1, whole genome shotgun sequence region AAAATTAAAAAGGTTCAAGGGGATTACGATCgatatttcttttttcttttataaatatcaaacatagtagaaaataaagatgatagtaagtacaaaaataaacattaaataaGGAAAAGGGAAAGAGCAATTACATTTATCCATGCATGACCGAACATTACACAAGTTTCATTTCCCATACACATTCCTAAAACCCCAAGAAAAACCAAACCATAAAACTACAAACTTGAACCAATTTCCaaattctttttaattattttctattttttattctaaTAGAATAAAGGGTTTGGAGGAGTTTGGACAACCAAGCACATTGTCCTCTACTCTCCTTAGTGACAGAATATGACCTTAAGCTCACGTGGCGAAGAGCAGTCGTGCATGAGCGAAGGGCTATCGTGGGCGTAAGTAAACGTGGCGGGACAAGCATGCTTGAAGAACTGAGAATAGTGCGAAGCCCTACACGTCTGGGGGCTATTGTAATGGTTTCTACAGCAAAACTCGTCCGTGTTGAAAGCCTCACAGGCACTCTTGCACCCAACCACATGACCCGTGTGTGACTTTAGCTTCAGCGGTTCGGGACACGTGGCGAGCAGATCGGCACGGCAACCCACGACGGGGCACACTCCTCTTCCCTCGTGGGGAGTAATGGTCATTCCAACGTTATAACCGTCGACAAGACTGACGCCGTACGAGGATGAGGCGGCATTATGGCCGTGGTGGAGGCTGAACTGGGCTAGAGTCGCCGGAGGTTTGCCGCCAGCACCGTTGCACTCGATTCTACCGCCGCAGTCACCGGTGGCGCAGGTGAACTGGTTGTTGGCGTAGGTGCAGCCGGTTCGGGCCCAGATTCGGCCGGACCAGTGTTGGGTCGGCGCCGGGAAGGAGTGGTGGGTTAGGGAGTGGAGAGCAAACCCGCCTCGCTCGAGGACAGGGTGGCCGGCGTTGGGCTGGATCGCGGGCCAGACGGTGAATGGGCAGTTGTTGACGAGGGTGAGAATATCGTAGGCGTGGGAGAGTGTGAGTAGGAGAAATGAGGTTGTGAGGAAGGCAGAGAGAAAAGAAGCCATTTTTGTGAAGCTTCTTTTAAGCGTGTGATGAGTGTAGATGCTTTTCTTGCTCTTTTTATAGACCCGGGCTGTgcttttcttgttcttttttgtaCGTGAGAAACATGGTTTTGCTGTGTGCATTtgaaaagaccaaattgcccatGTGTTCAGACGTTTATTACTTGATGATTcttgacaaaagaaaaaaaaaacatatttatatatgtCTTGGGCTTATCAGTTCAGTTAGTTGCCTGCCGTGTATAAAAAAAAACCTGCAGAGCTTGAGAGGACCACTCAAGAATTgatttttgattttgggtttagTCTATTCTCTATGGCCAACTAGCCAGTTCTCTAGTTTGTGCAGGGAAACTCCGCTAATTAACCTCGGTAACTTTATTAATGCTAACTCTAAACTCCTGTTATTGTTTTTCACACAAATAACCTTACACACATAGTAAAAGACCGAAATACCTTTAAAAATATTAGTACTTTCTCCAAGTAAGATTCGGTCAATTCAAAACATGTGTGAACATCAACTTTCTAACATGATTCACACGTCTTTCACACCTGACTTATTCATgattcacacatagttcacacgTGTTTTATACATCTCATAGTTCACAAATGGTTCACTCACACATGATTCATACATATTTTTCCCACATAGTTCACTCATGATTAACACACGATTCACTCATGGGTCAGACATGATTCACACATATTTTTTTACACATGTTCACACGTATTTCACACATGTTTCACACATAGTTCTCTCATGGTTTACATGTATTTCACACATAGTGCACTCAtggttcacacatgattcataTTTCACacattatttataaattattcaCCATAAATTCTAACatgattaaaaaataatttatattttattcatACATTGTTCACCATAAATTCAGAACATGGTTCACACACTGTTTACACCAAATTCACACACTTTTCACATCgaaatcacacatggttcacaccaacttcacttcagacatggttcacaccaacttcacttcagacatggttcacaccaacttcacttcagacatggttcacactaaattcacacATTGTTCACACAACAATCACACATAACTCACACACGATTCACACTAAATTCGGTCGTTGTTTACACCAAATTAAAAACATGGCTCAAATAGTTAGAACAAAGTTGGAAATTAAAGAAAGTCCTGCAATTTCTTTCAATAAAAAGAAGTATTCTTCACCTCATTCCTCACAAGCTATATATTCTATGAATAAACATTCAAGCATCATGAATTTCTTTTCTCTAATCAAatacaacaacaaaaacaaaaaccatACCAATTCATTCTCTGACTAAATACAATAACAAAAACAATACCAATTTCTTTTCTTTAACTCAATacaaaaatacatatatacaCTCAACTAGTCGGTGGCTGCAATGGAAGGCAAAGGGTTTGATGGCTCAGGCGACATGGGTTGCGGGCTCAAGCGATGGGGTTGCAGGATCAGGCGATGGAGGCTATGGGCTCAGGCGACACGAGTTGCGGGCACAGGCGATGGGAGTTGCAGGTTTAGGCGATGGAGGTTACAGGCTTAGGCGAAGGGGGTTGCGGCTCGGGTTCTAGCGATGGGAGCATGGGGGTTGCGACTTCGGTGCTGCTTCGGTCTCAGGCGGCGGGAGCGGTGCTGCTTCGGTCCCAGGTGGCAGGAGCTGCGGTGGGAAGAAGCTTGGAAGATGGTGATGGTGGGTTTGAGCTGAGAGAGAAGGGACTGATGGTGAAGGTGAAGGTGAGAAAACGAAAAGAGTTAATTtgttaaaatggtattttagtctgaAAGAGTTATTTTAGTGAGAAACAAAAATGAGGGTATGTGATTAGTATTAGTGGGATTAATAGGGTTCATAGGTGGAGTTTCCCTTTGTGTAAGTACTCCTTTGAAAATAGAgtataaataacaattaaaaattttTAACCAATTTTATAACCCATAACGGAACCATGGGCATTATAAGAGCTTTTGGTCTTTTATTGTGGGATTGAAAGTTGAATTGAAACTACGCTAATGAGCATCAGAAAAATGTCCCCTTTTTTGGACTTGCAAAAATTCGAAATTTGAATCGTGTACGAAAGCTAATCAGTCTACGTGCCCTTTTGTTATATTagaaaacaataataaatataGAAGAGATTTAGATACTATACTCAAACAAATCTTAtaataaatcaaaatatatatggaTTAGAATGGCTCATTGGATTGTAATGAGTAATAATGAGATTAATTATTCAGAATGTCGCAactttttctttggttttgcttTTGGGAGAATAATTGAAACCAAGCTATAGGGTTGGGCCCAATGTATATGAGGTCGGCGAGTAGTTCCCGCTGTAAGTCTATAATTTAAATCTGAAAAAGCGCGGTAGGATCATCTAAAACGCAAAGCGGATAATCGAAACGATGTCGTTTCAAGGGGATAGTTCATATTTGTGTAATCGTCACTAGGTTTTTGCACTTACACCGAGAGACGGTGGCGACAAACACGTTGGCGAAAGAGGATAAGGACACACCCTGTTCGAGGCCACTGTCACTCGCTCTGgagtagtactactactactcaaTACAGCTttgaattttgttatttttatttttaacttttatgaaggaaaaaaaatcaaaatgaaaatgagtTCCAATACTAACTTTAGGtagattttattttatgttttaatcgAGAGTCGTTACACACATTATAAAATAATGATCCGTGGGGTTGAAATATTATTTTCCTATAAATTTTAGGTAACAGTAGTGGTGGGTGCGAGGACAATGATAGTTAATACTTAATAGTCATATAATCCTAGTCAAGTTGAAATTATTATTTCTCATATAGGTCTTTCCTTTCAAGGTTGATGAGTTTTTTATATGATAATCAATTTCTCGAATACTAATCAAGAAAGTGTATATCAGGTTGTTTTTGGTATAATTTTTAAGTTTGGAGTGGTATTGAAtggataattttattattttagcttttattttaaaatataatttgatttttttaattattaaaaattatttaattaagaaaacccaaaaatattttggtcatatttgaaaatattagggGATCAGTTTTAATCATATAATATGAAAAACCACAGATTtacaattatatttttttaaaaacaaaggaCTATCCTGGAATGAAGTAAAAATACTTATTTTTTGAGATTTGAGGTTTTTTAGTTATCAGTTATAAACAAAACTAGTGTAGTTTTACTTGGTTACTAATTTTGTTGGGTTTTACAATTTTTTTGACAGTACATTGTTTGGGTTTGTTTAGTTTTTGGTTCAAGATTATTTtgtttcactactacaaaatatattttataggATACTTTTTTAGGACACATACTCAAATGTGTGTCCTTAAAAATTGTCACCCGGATTTTAAGGACGTACATCGAGTGTCCTTGAAAAAGACATTTAATGACACTCATTAAGCGTCCTAATTAATTACGAGTGTCCTTAAAAATGTTAGATAAAAAAGTGACCTATAAAATTGACTAAAGCCTAATGAAAGTATTAATGGGTgcccaaaaaaattaaataaggtTTCAAATGAAACCCTCATATCATGTTCTCTTCAGCTACACTCCATTTCAGTGGCATACCCATTTTCGACGCCAGTAGCGGTGATGCGTGTCGTATGtcatatcaaatttaaatatatttatttcttattactcactaaattattagtacAGTGgtaataagggtcgaacccatgaggactgttatttaatttatcattcaaaataaaaacaataattaaatagaGGATTTTGTTTAAAGATTTACTAACATAAAATATAGTAATAAACTAAGAACAATGGATAATACGATTTTAAAGaaacagttaagaattattctccaccttcgacaatcaatctatcaacaatgatgaataatattttatattcccaattaaactattaaccccggagataacacttaagcagtcaattatcctagtttccctaatataattaattaaagctaagcactcttaattaatcatttttacccTGCAATAAatccattaagcatgcgatctatttaacctaggaaaatcattacattcaatggaaacaagttaatctaggcaacaaattcattaagcatgcaaattatttaacctagcttctattcttcatcacaattaaaataccagTCACAATACCCTAATTACAATTTCTCACTCTACtaagaatcctaaactattaggtgaatagcaatcctaaCATGATAGTAAAACAATGCAAAActctaattagtggccatctaaacaagatttttcaagaatcataacattcaaatagaaaaatagaaacactttaatataagggaatagaaagaataaaattcatcaatgtattcaagatctcatgtctagggttttgaaataatcctcaactacaaagaaaactactccataatcacacttatattcacaaacataaatattcaatgaaaataaatgagttttgagaag contains the following coding sequences:
- the LOC133791055 gene encoding osmotin-like protein; this encodes MASFLSAFLTTSFLLLTLSHAYDILTLVNNCPFTVWPAIQPNAGHPVLERGGFALHSLTHHSFPAPTQHWSGRIWARTGCTYANNQFTCATGDCGGRIECNGAGGKPPATLAQFSLHHGHNAASSSYGVSLVDGYNVGMTITPHEGRGVCPVVGCRADLLATCPEPLKLKSHTGHVVGCKSACEAFNTDEFCCRNHYNSPQTCRASHYSQFFKHACPATFTYAHDSPSLMHDCSSPRELKVIFCH